A window from Enterocloster bolteae encodes these proteins:
- a CDS encoding ABC transporter permease produces MKNKMNINTFIAEYAIIIIFIVLFAAMSIFAPNFLTGSNIANVLRQVSINGICAIGMTFVILTGGIDLSVGAIIGVSGVLTAMMMINNVNPIIASLISLALCTLIGFATGLVISHIGIPPMVATMGTMTSLRGVAYLITGGTPVFGFDSRYAVIGQGYVGAVPIPVIILVLSFAAGIFFLSKTRHSRYIYGVGGNEEVARLSGISVHRIKAFVYAVSGFCSALAGLVMLGRLNSGQPRAGESYEMDVITAVVLGGVSLTGGVGKISHVVFGVLIIGVLTNGMTMMAVDDYWQRVVKGLVLLLAVGFDRFIQKRQQKSE; encoded by the coding sequence ATGAAGAATAAAATGAATATTAATACATTTATTGCAGAATATGCCATTATAATCATTTTTATTGTACTTTTTGCGGCTATGAGCATATTTGCACCTAATTTTTTAACGGGTAGCAATATTGCCAATGTGTTAAGGCAGGTATCTATCAATGGAATCTGCGCTATTGGCATGACGTTTGTCATCCTGACAGGGGGTATCGACCTATCGGTAGGGGCAATCATTGGGGTAAGCGGCGTCCTGACAGCAATGATGATGATAAACAATGTTAATCCAATTATTGCATCCCTGATTTCCCTAGCCTTATGTACCCTTATAGGGTTTGCAACCGGGCTTGTTATCAGTCACATAGGGATACCTCCTATGGTAGCAACCATGGGAACCATGACTTCCTTACGCGGCGTGGCGTATCTGATTACGGGAGGAACTCCTGTATTTGGATTCGATTCACGGTATGCTGTCATTGGTCAGGGCTATGTGGGAGCAGTCCCCATACCGGTCATCATACTTGTTCTGTCATTTGCGGCAGGTATATTCTTCCTGTCAAAGACGAGGCACAGCAGATACATATATGGAGTAGGCGGCAATGAGGAGGTAGCCAGGTTGTCTGGTATCAGTGTTCACAGAATCAAGGCGTTTGTGTATGCGGTAAGCGGATTCTGCAGTGCACTGGCAGGATTAGTCATGCTGGGGCGTCTTAACAGCGGACAGCCCAGGGCCGGTGAGAGTTATGAGATGGATGTCATTACGGCAGTTGTGCTGGGGGGTGTCAGCCTTACCGGCGGTGTCGGAAAAATCAGCCATGTGGTTTTTGGTGTATTGATTATAGGTGTTCTTACTAATGGAATGACAATGATGGCAGTTGATGATTACTGGCAGAGGGTGGTAAAGGGATTAGTGCTGTTATTGGCAGTGGGATTTGACCGATTCATACAGAAGCGGCAGCAGAAATCCGAGTAG